In Streptomyces longhuiensis, the following proteins share a genomic window:
- a CDS encoding class II aldolase/adducin family protein, producing the protein MAEEPGGAGQGADGLAQAWSALVATARRTVTDGLVVGTSGNVSARIGDTVLVTPSGVPYDELTPGDLVAVGLDGRQSAGTLTPTSELPMHLAVYRATPARAVVHTHAVHATAVSTLVSELPLIHYMAAALGGPVRVAPYATYGTERLAENVLDALEGRTGCLLQNHGTLTYGDTLAAAYDRTAQLEWLCRVWLTASAHPHHTPTLLTRDQVREVEEKLRGYGQRG; encoded by the coding sequence ATGGCGGAGGAACCGGGCGGTGCGGGGCAGGGCGCGGACGGGCTCGCGCAGGCGTGGAGCGCGCTCGTGGCGACGGCCCGGCGCACCGTCACCGACGGCCTCGTCGTCGGGACCTCGGGAAACGTCTCGGCGCGGATCGGCGACACCGTCCTCGTCACACCCAGCGGGGTCCCCTACGACGAGCTCACCCCGGGCGACCTCGTCGCCGTCGGCCTCGACGGCCGGCAGAGCGCCGGAACCCTGACCCCGACCAGCGAACTCCCGATGCATCTGGCGGTCTACCGCGCCACGCCGGCCCGCGCCGTCGTCCACACCCACGCGGTCCACGCCACCGCCGTCTCCACCCTCGTGTCCGAACTACCGCTCATCCACTACATGGCCGCGGCCCTCGGTGGACCCGTCCGGGTTGCCCCGTATGCGACGTACGGCACCGAGCGGTTGGCCGAGAACGTCCTCGACGCTCTCGAAGGGCGGACAGGCTGCCTGCTCCAGAACCACGGCACCCTCACCTACGGCGACACCCTCGCCGCCGCCTACGACCGCACGGCCCAGCTCGAATGGCTGTGCCGCGTCTGGCTCACCGCGAGCGCCCACCCGCACCACACCCCGACGCTCCTCACCCGCGACCAGGTGCGCGAGGTGGAGGAGAAACTGCGCGGGTACGGGCAGCGGGGCTGA